One Deltaproteobacteria bacterium genomic region harbors:
- a CDS encoding LLM class flavin-dependent oxidoreductase, with amino-acid sequence MEFGLLLHTRDLIRNDGPASFDTLWEQAEQAEEAGYDHIWLGDSVTILNRARGDALTTMAALACKTERIRLGAVPFLGALRNPVLLAHTVATVDVISQGRVILAVSVGPMRDYIQRQFVACGVPAGEKAGRLSETITLMRRLWTEESFAYEGKYFRFEEIGVLPKPVQQPGIPIWIAADRNDAGFKRVGRLGDGWVTLVSSLDDFRENRGKIERYAGACGRPGAVGASALYATLRMDRNGEAARSDGWAWMEAFFRQPKARLEYHLTIFGTPDECAERLRGYARCGLTALIIRIASDDPAEQTRLIFEELSPRLA; translated from the coding sequence ATGGAATTCGGCCTGCTGCTGCACACGCGCGATCTCATCCGGAACGACGGTCCGGCCTCCTTCGACACGCTCTGGGAACAGGCCGAGCAGGCCGAGGAAGCGGGATACGACCACATCTGGCTGGGGGACAGCGTCACGATCCTCAACCGCGCGCGGGGCGACGCCCTCACCACCATGGCCGCCCTGGCGTGCAAGACCGAGCGCATACGGCTCGGCGCCGTGCCCTTCCTCGGCGCGTTGCGCAACCCCGTGCTCCTCGCCCATACCGTGGCCACGGTGGACGTCATCTCCCAGGGTCGCGTGATCCTGGCCGTCAGCGTGGGGCCGATGCGCGACTACATCCAGCGTCAGTTCGTGGCGTGCGGCGTGCCCGCGGGCGAGAAGGCGGGCCGTCTGAGCGAGACCATCACGCTCATGCGGCGGCTCTGGACCGAGGAGTCCTTCGCCTACGAGGGCAAGTACTTCCGCTTCGAGGAAATCGGTGTTTTGCCCAAGCCGGTGCAACAGCCAGGCATCCCCATCTGGATCGCGGCCGACCGGAACGACGCCGGTTTCAAGCGCGTGGGCAGGCTCGGCGACGGCTGGGTAACCCTGGTCTCGTCGCTGGACGATTTCCGCGAGAACCGCGGCAAGATCGAGCGATACGCCGGCGCCTGCGGCCGGCCCGGCGCCGTGGGCGCGTCCGCCCTTTACGCGACGCTGCGCATGGACCGGAACGGCGAGGCCGCCCGTAGCGACGGCTGGGCCTGGATGGAGGCCTTCTTCCGCCAGCCCAAGGCCAGGCTCGAGTACCACTTGACCATCTTCGGAACACCGGACGAGTGCGCCGAGCGGCTGCGGGGATACGCGCGCTGCGGCCTCACCGCGCTGATCATCCGCATCGCGTCCGACGATCCGGCGGAACAGACCCGGCTGATCTTCGAGGAACTGAGCCCGCGGCTCGCGTGA
- a CDS encoding iron ABC transporter permease, with amino-acid sequence MDTTVTLDKPAGARLGRFLGARFALIAFTGAVLSVVLVLLAVILDIAFQDPLDSSVYTLKNFSDLYLDPFVYGALYNTAIFTAVTVFVALVFAVPIAWLAERTDLPGRSLVFPLMTASAIIPGTFGALGWLFMFHPRIGTVNHWLMDLLPFIDSAPINIVSVSGMGFISGLGLSSLAFIMLAATFRAMDPALEESAQIHGLSFPQRIWHVTLPLMWPGILAAGIYIGTIGLASFDVPAIIGMANRIFTFSTFVFNEADPQEGPPNFSIVGAASVLMIVVGLLLSWWYLKVISRSHRYTVVTGKSYRPNIVPLGRWWIAGWVFIGIKLGLGIVFPFLALVWASLMPYFQPFSMQALAFVSLENFRQIPWDIFWLATKNTAILTLTVPTILMFIGLAISWVVIRSGFRYAWLVDMVAFLPHAVPNLIFSVAILVIALFWIPESIPFYNTVYIILVVFVIARISFPTRVYNNALLQIHKELDEAAYVSGLGPFGVLRNILVPLLAPATLYAWIWVALLSYRELTLAAFLTAKDNPTLPTLVLSFVSRGESTVAAAISLLLLVFMAPLVMLYFFFGRRTLQLGGA; translated from the coding sequence GTGGACACGACCGTAACACTCGACAAACCCGCGGGCGCGCGCCTGGGGCGTTTCCTGGGCGCGCGCTTCGCGCTCATCGCGTTCACCGGCGCGGTGCTGTCGGTGGTCCTCGTCCTGCTGGCGGTAATCCTGGACATCGCCTTCCAGGATCCGCTGGATTCCTCCGTCTATACCCTCAAGAACTTCAGCGACCTCTACCTGGACCCCTTCGTCTACGGGGCGCTGTACAACACGGCCATTTTCACCGCCGTGACGGTGTTCGTCGCCCTGGTCTTCGCCGTGCCCATCGCGTGGCTCGCCGAGCGCACCGACCTTCCCGGGCGGAGCTTGGTGTTTCCTCTGATGACCGCCAGCGCCATCATCCCCGGCACCTTCGGCGCCCTGGGCTGGCTGTTCATGTTCCATCCGCGCATCGGCACGGTCAATCACTGGTTGATGGACCTGCTGCCGTTCATCGACTCCGCACCCATCAACATCGTTTCGGTGTCGGGCATGGGATTCATCTCGGGCCTGGGGCTCTCGTCGCTGGCGTTCATCATGCTGGCGGCCACGTTCCGCGCCATGGACCCGGCCCTGGAGGAAAGCGCGCAGATCCATGGCCTGAGCTTTCCTCAGCGCATCTGGCACGTGACGCTGCCTCTCATGTGGCCGGGCATTCTGGCGGCGGGCATCTATATCGGCACCATCGGCCTCGCCTCCTTCGACGTCCCCGCCATCATCGGCATGGCGAATCGCATCTTCACCTTCAGCACGTTCGTCTTCAACGAGGCCGACCCGCAGGAAGGCCCGCCGAACTTCAGCATCGTCGGCGCCGCCAGCGTGCTGATGATCGTGGTGGGGCTGCTGCTGAGTTGGTGGTACCTGAAGGTGATCAGCCGTTCCCACCGCTACACGGTGGTCACCGGCAAGAGCTACCGTCCCAACATCGTCCCGCTGGGACGGTGGTGGATCGCGGGCTGGGTGTTCATCGGCATCAAGCTGGGCCTGGGCATCGTGTTCCCGTTCCTGGCCCTGGTGTGGGCTTCGCTGATGCCCTACTTCCAGCCGTTCTCCATGCAGGCGCTGGCCTTTGTGTCACTCGAGAACTTCCGGCAGATCCCCTGGGACATCTTCTGGCTGGCCACCAAGAACACGGCCATCCTGACGCTGACCGTGCCCACGATCCTGATGTTCATCGGACTGGCGATCTCCTGGGTGGTGATCCGCTCCGGGTTCCGCTACGCGTGGCTGGTGGACATGGTCGCGTTCCTGCCCCACGCAGTGCCCAACCTGATCTTCTCCGTGGCCATCCTGGTCATCGCGCTGTTCTGGATTCCGGAGTCCATCCCCTTCTACAACACCGTGTACATCATCCTGGTGGTCTTCGTGATCGCGCGCATCAGCTTCCCGACGCGGGTCTACAACAATGCCCTGCTGCAGATTCACAAGGAGCTGGACGAGGCCGCGTACGTCTCCGGACTCGGCCCGTTCGGCGTGTTGCGCAACATCCTGGTGCCGCTGCTGGCGCCCGCGACGCTCTACGCCTGGATCTGGGTCGCGCTGCTATCGTACCGGGAGCTGACCCTGGCCGCCTTCCTGACCGCCAAGGACAATCCAACCCTGCCCACGCTGGTGTTGAGCTTCGTCAGCCGCGGCGAGTCCACCGTGGCGGCGGCCATCTCGCTGCTGCTGCTGGTCTTCATGGCGCCGCTGGTGATGCTGTACTTCTTCTTCGGCCGCCGCACTTTGCAACTGGGCGGGGCGTAA
- a CDS encoding Xaa-Pro peptidase family protein: protein MAETELIPFLSLAERDRRHNLVRAKMAEAGLDVLLLPANTSRWEQVMADSRYVTGIGGFATEVFTVFPAEGPLTAYVFNRANWWKRVQNWVEDVRDGRNRWAEDAVARLRELGFKKGRLGISGLSGLIRTPDGIVAHTTVEALRQAFPEAELMNATSVMQEVRAIKSAEEIGCMERSMEIIERMIEAMSEGAREGVSEKELYADMAHVMLRNGGELPTLFFLGSGPGENQSSFVPTNRVIRRGDRIVNEIEAKYAGYAAQAVRPMLLGEPDATFRELMDISCACFHAILGAMKPGVTFGTLFDTYMKTVEEHGDGRYMWSHPMMHARGLGDDGPALMGDADVERFQKIQLAAGMVFILKPRIRMAEGKDHTSIGDTVLVTEDGARRLGSSKLDLITVS, encoded by the coding sequence ATGGCCGAAACCGAACTGATTCCTTTTCTCTCCCTTGCCGAACGCGACCGCCGGCACAATCTCGTGCGCGCAAAGATGGCCGAGGCGGGGCTGGACGTGCTGCTGCTGCCGGCCAACACCAGCCGCTGGGAGCAGGTCATGGCGGACTCCCGCTACGTGACGGGCATCGGCGGGTTCGCCACGGAGGTGTTCACGGTCTTTCCGGCCGAGGGGCCGTTGACCGCGTACGTGTTCAATCGCGCCAACTGGTGGAAGCGGGTGCAGAACTGGGTCGAGGACGTGCGCGACGGACGCAACCGCTGGGCCGAGGACGCGGTGGCACGGCTGCGGGAGCTGGGCTTCAAGAAGGGCCGCCTGGGCATTTCCGGACTCTCGGGCTTGATCCGCACCCCGGACGGCATCGTCGCCCACACCACGGTGGAGGCGCTGCGGCAGGCGTTTCCCGAGGCCGAGTTGATGAACGCCACGAGCGTCATGCAGGAAGTGCGCGCCATCAAGAGCGCCGAGGAAATCGGCTGCATGGAGCGCTCCATGGAGATCATCGAGCGCATGATCGAAGCCATGAGCGAAGGGGCGCGGGAAGGCGTGTCCGAGAAGGAGCTCTACGCGGACATGGCCCACGTGATGCTGCGCAACGGCGGCGAGCTGCCGACCCTCTTCTTCCTGGGCTCGGGCCCCGGCGAAAACCAGAGCTCCTTCGTCCCGACGAACCGCGTCATCCGGCGCGGCGACCGCATCGTCAACGAGATCGAGGCCAAGTACGCCGGCTACGCCGCGCAGGCCGTGCGCCCCATGCTGCTGGGTGAACCCGACGCGACGTTCCGCGAGCTGATGGACATCTCGTGCGCGTGCTTCCACGCGATCCTCGGCGCCATGAAACCCGGGGTCACGTTCGGGACGCTGTTCGACACGTACATGAAGACGGTGGAGGAACACGGCGACGGCAGGTACATGTGGAGCCACCCCATGATGCACGCCCGCGGCCTGGGGGACGACGGACCCGCGCTCATGGGCGACGCCGACGTGGAGCGGTTCCAGAAGATCCAGCTCGCCGCCGGCATGGTGTTCATCCTGAAGCCGCGCATCCGCATGGCCGAAGGCAAGGACCACACGAGCATCGGCGACACCGTGCTGGTAACCGAGGACGGCGCCCGCCGGCTGGGGTCCAGCAAGCTCGATCTGATCACGGTGTCCTAG
- a CDS encoding ABC transporter substrate-binding protein — protein sequence MANLRLTLSCGDYDRTRFLIEGKVATPGIDLEVIPLASPERHARFTRGLEFDVCELQMGVFLGWKSRGVPVTAIPVFPHVKFCHGAVVVHSEAGIERPADLRGKRIGLQAHFNPIAVWMRGVLKHEHGVAPGEMRWITNSKEQVSPWEPPEWLHVEQAPAGRRVTEMLEAGEIDAYMLPTIGSAFRAGESVGRRLWPDYREVEADYYRRTGIYPLRHTVVIKDEILARHPWVAETLLQAFEEAKVRGLEYMRDPRRSYLAWYGEAIEEDEKVLGRDPFPYSVEAQRHALDTMLLFASEQAVTTRRLSVDELFAPSA from the coding sequence ATGGCGAACCTGCGTTTGACGCTCTCCTGCGGCGACTACGACCGTACTCGCTTCCTTATCGAAGGCAAGGTGGCCACCCCCGGGATCGACCTGGAGGTGATCCCCCTCGCTTCCCCCGAGCGCCATGCCCGTTTCACCCGCGGTCTCGAGTTCGACGTGTGCGAGCTGCAGATGGGGGTTTTCCTGGGATGGAAGAGCCGCGGCGTGCCGGTGACGGCGATCCCGGTGTTCCCCCACGTGAAGTTCTGTCACGGCGCGGTGGTGGTGCACTCCGAGGCCGGCATCGAACGCCCCGCGGACCTGCGCGGCAAGCGCATCGGGCTCCAGGCCCACTTCAATCCCATTGCCGTGTGGATGCGCGGCGTCCTCAAGCACGAGCACGGCGTCGCTCCCGGCGAGATGCGGTGGATCACCAATTCCAAGGAGCAGGTGTCGCCCTGGGAACCGCCGGAATGGCTGCACGTCGAGCAGGCTCCCGCCGGCCGGCGCGTCACGGAGATGCTCGAAGCGGGCGAGATCGATGCCTACATGCTGCCCACCATCGGGTCGGCCTTCCGCGCCGGCGAGAGCGTGGGGCGCCGGCTCTGGCCCGACTACCGCGAGGTGGAGGCGGACTACTACCGGCGCACGGGCATCTATCCACTGCGCCACACCGTGGTCATCAAGGACGAGATCCTGGCGCGGCATCCCTGGGTGGCCGAAACCCTGCTGCAGGCTTTCGAGGAAGCGAAGGTCCGCGGTCTCGAATACATGCGCGATCCGCGGCGTTCCTACCTGGCGTGGTACGGCGAAGCCATCGAGGAAGACGAGAAGGTGCTGGGACGGGACCCGTTCCCGTACTCGGTGGAAGCGCAACGCCACGCGCTGGACACCATGCTGCTGTTCGCGTCGGAACAGGCGGTGACCACCCGCCGGCTGAGCGTGGACGAGTTGTTCGCGCCGTCGGCGTGA
- a CDS encoding ABC transporter substrate-binding protein: MKNLRQGTMRALPVAALLCLVMAAGSGPAAAADRTAALDELIKAAKAEGGTLIAHAIIDDVRARKEAVAAMKKMYGVDVKWEYVDFPNQNRFAARLMKEAKAGRQPSTDVFNGTQSTIPRLLKANMLAEVKNWRELYPRLPENAIVPGGGAIPEHTRIGGFAYNSRLVPKDKVPNKLEDLLDPFWKGKLASTTYAAVWDRASVSEQGTFDEEKAARIRGLLSEMVKKGHIVGLIGCGDENRIASGEFVGLAMMCSANNVWKGQAKGAPLEMAYIEETSNLTHSYMGLLKQAKYPNTAKLFMVFMQTPEGQALNRKWELADTSFYPENTMYKIAKDLKDRGVAPPYISIPTYMKVKPTVEKWKSEYKKILVGQKK; the protein is encoded by the coding sequence ATGAAGAACTTGCGTCAGGGAACCATGAGGGCATTGCCCGTCGCGGCGCTGCTTTGCCTTGTCATGGCGGCAGGCTCCGGCCCGGCCGCCGCGGCCGACCGGACGGCCGCGCTCGACGAATTGATCAAGGCCGCCAAGGCCGAAGGCGGGACGCTCATTGCCCATGCCATCATCGACGATGTCCGAGCGAGGAAGGAAGCCGTCGCGGCGATGAAGAAGATGTACGGCGTCGACGTGAAGTGGGAATACGTCGACTTCCCCAACCAGAACCGCTTCGCGGCCCGGCTGATGAAAGAAGCCAAGGCCGGCCGGCAACCCTCGACGGACGTGTTCAACGGCACCCAGTCCACGATCCCACGCCTTCTCAAGGCCAACATGCTGGCGGAGGTCAAGAACTGGCGGGAGCTTTATCCGCGCCTGCCCGAAAATGCCATCGTGCCCGGGGGCGGGGCCATTCCCGAGCACACGCGCATCGGCGGTTTCGCCTACAACTCGCGGCTGGTGCCCAAGGACAAGGTGCCCAACAAGCTGGAAGACCTGCTGGATCCTTTCTGGAAGGGCAAGCTGGCGTCCACCACCTACGCCGCGGTGTGGGACCGCGCCAGCGTGAGCGAGCAGGGCACCTTCGACGAGGAAAAGGCGGCGCGCATCCGCGGCCTGCTGTCGGAGATGGTCAAGAAGGGACACATCGTCGGTCTCATCGGCTGCGGCGACGAGAACCGCATCGCCAGCGGCGAGTTCGTCGGCTTGGCGATGATGTGCAGCGCCAACAACGTCTGGAAGGGTCAGGCCAAGGGCGCACCGCTGGAGATGGCCTACATCGAGGAAACCAGCAATCTGACCCACTCGTACATGGGGCTCCTGAAGCAGGCCAAGTATCCCAACACGGCAAAGCTGTTCATGGTGTTCATGCAGACGCCCGAGGGACAGGCGCTCAACCGGAAGTGGGAACTGGCGGATACGAGCTTTTATCCCGAGAACACCATGTACAAGATCGCCAAGGACCTGAAGGACCGGGGCGTGGCGCCGCCGTACATCAGCATCCCGACCTACATGAAGGTCAAGCCGACGGTGGAGAAGTGGAAGAGCGAGTACAAGAAAATCCTGGTGGGTCAGAAGAAGTAG